In a single window of the Oscarella lobularis chromosome 2, ooOscLobu1.1, whole genome shotgun sequence genome:
- the LOC136183744 gene encoding uncharacterized protein isoform X3 encodes MSLFEAPLVGATSFPLFLTLLLGASVARLDAAEAWSDSLKHIVTVNCTNQLVLVNSAVLDCCTSHCNSSKSALDVVRTACQYRRYCQVVASNVTFETNCTGEIFLNISYECVEGLNDTVLPPFLLQVKKSSAKLRWHPTNHQSIQETRIQRRYVPMSQPCAVPGFLFEGFGYVHLAQDQFIGGEEFKIKLFFRTANPDGILFAAFKSDASLYVYLALIDGQLKFRVECEGNNKQSIETDKTWNDNRFYRVEAVKTNENIILQVVTGNRTNLFNTSIKCGKTFVVHSSYIGGPPTDASLKSSLPTLLSDRIGFIGCIRVMFLHDKNAEFNSSKVQKLVNVVQENGGCPPSFEKAMHFRGSGYVKLGLSSSSQINEKLHFRFRIRTSWPNGLLLAAFRDASKDFLFVETRGRDGIDVRYRTNEERVNIIRANRCVLCDGSWHEIGLLITNESFTVRIDNEKSKELAHTINVREFASEILQNVYLGGMPQYNLSETRPTPVEVALGFGVNVTRYGGCLADFSVNETSIDVVKKREDSVKVSFAGCPDFPWSGPICEEQLMDINSANKEDRTVTDTKVEAFTEYLYRVVAKVSGGGVVFSEWITVRTGKDSSSSGRFLPQIDYDGMKATIRWAGPPTVLRDDDESYDIYILYACTVCSNTTISPCYHWNIENTTLPYQLSSVTPSTMYTVKISASVLNRRKKLTSNFSTPVQRKAHSNVCECNKDERECDFSFVYDEKECSGWSNVSFNTSWCSTKPDAIQTTLEWSSSICPAASSLFNHICPPPSANFTTNSSPSVISPSSSPIRPSAAVNSTTETTSSFGLPDAYLVGTGIGCFLVVIGVGFFFYWKKKRAPAASSNRNEVQMTATVSSPLGENNILLTRNDYYSLQPPLSRPPLPPPNETVYSEIDCIEKRDDAPFDAVNLGSEQFAKSLNVYMSRVGVNTADVKNDRIDYEDPIPDDETEMGFTAASISVFWEPAKTEETLRNQLAEAKVRLLKRFDIQLEVVLGSCQFGTVEKGIWTKDQESSIVVAVKTLKSDTGENRVKFFREAAIRSQFEHNNVIKMYGVVLSENPIMILEMLPKGDLTQFLLTTRYEKAALKSNLAACFLEMSRGIAAGMTYLAGLSFIHRDLAARNVLLDQNLVCKIADFGLARDFDEEDCYMGRICIRWTAPEVLKFFTYSLASDVWSYGVVLYEIWSVGEQPYDCLSNKMVVENLEMGYRLPPPPGCPYAIYKLMIECWHPDDHKRPSFSAVSTCLSEPDDALLINEETSEPISGKIGDCVEESCQTAYLDLQSVYKSQ; translated from the exons ATGAGTCTTTTTGAAGCCCCTCTTGTTGGCgcgacttcttttcctttattTCTCACTTTGTTATTGG GTGCTAGTGTCGCGCGTCTCGACGCTGCTGAGGCGTGGAGCGATTCTTTGAAACATATCGTCAC TGTTAACTGCACTAACCAGCTGGTACTCGTCAATTCAGCCGTATTGGATTGCTGTACGAGCCACTGCAATTCGTCAAA GTCGGCTCTTGACGTTGTTAGAACGGCGTGTCAGTACAGACGTTACTGTCAAGTGGTTGCGTCCAACGTCACTTTTGAAACGAATTGCACCGGAGAAATATTTCTGAATATTTCGTATGAATGTGTGGAAG GTCTAAACGATACCGTTCTTCCTCCATTTCTTCTACAAGTGAAGAAATCGTCTGCTAAACTCCGCTGGCATCCGACTAACCACCAAAGTATTCAAGAAACTCGCATTCAGAGGCGATACGTTCCCATGAGCCAACCATGTGCCGTTCCGGGATTTCTGTTTGAAGGCTTTGGCTACGTTCACCTTGCTCAAGATCAGTTCATTGGTGGCGAAGAGTTTAAgataaaattgtttttccgGACGGCAAATCCAGACGGGATTCTATTTGCAGCATTTAAAAGCGACGCATCGTTGTATGTGTATCTTGCACTCATTGATGGTCAACTCAAATTTCGTGTTGAATGTGAAGGCAACAATAAGCAAAGCATAGAAACTGATAAAACGTGGAACGACAATCGCTTTTACAGAGTAGAAGCAGTGaaaacaaatgaaaacattATACTCCAAGTTGTCACTGGCAACAGAACTAATCTGTTCAATACTAGTATTAAGTGTGGCAAAACTTTTGTTGTCCATAGCAGTTATATTGGAGGGCCACCCACGGATGCCTCACTGAAGTCTAGTTTACCTACGCTGCTTTCAGACCGGATCGGATTTATTGGCTGCATCAGGGTGATGTTTCTCCACGACAAAAATGCAGAATTCAATTCATCGAAAGTTCAAAAGCTCGTTAATGTTGTTCAGGAGAACGGCGGCTGTCCGCCGTCCTTTGAAAAAGCGATGCATTTTCGCGGATCTGGTTACGTGAAATTAGGtttatcttcttcttctcagatAAACGAAAAACTtcactttcgctttcgaattcgaacgagTTGGCCAAATGGATTGCTTCTCGCCGCATTCAGAGATGCGAGCAaagactttcttttcgttgaAACGCGCGGTCGTGATGGAATCGATGTGAGATATAGAACGAACGAAGAACGAGTCAATATTATTCGCGCGAACCGATGCGTCTTGTGCGACGGCTCATGGCATGAAATCGGTCTTTTGATTACGAACGAGTCTTTTACTGTAAGAATTGATAacgaaaaaagcaaagaactTGCTCATACTATTAACGTCAGAGAGTTTGCTTCGGAAATATTGCAAAATGTGTATCTTGGTGGAATGCCACAATACAATCTGTCAGAGACGAGGCCAACTCCAGTAGAAGTAGCTTTGGGATTTGGCGTGAATGTCACCAGATACGGTGGTTGCTTGGCCGATTTTTCCGTGAACGAGACATCTATTGATGTcgtgaagaagagagaggatAGTGTAAAAGTGAGTTTTGCTGGATGTCCCGACTTTCCTTGGAGCGGTCCAATATGCGAAGAACAGTTGATGGATATTAATTCGGCGAACAAAGAAGATAGGACCGTCACTGACACAAAGGTCGAAGCATTTACCG AATACTTATATCGTGTCGTGGCGAAGGTTTCCGGCGGTGGCGTTGTTTTTAGCGAATGGATAACTGTTCGCACTGGAAAAGACA GTTCGTCGAGTGGACGTTTCCTGCCACAAATTGACTACGACGGGATGAAGGCGACAATACGATGGGCTGGTCCGCCAACTGTTCTcagggacgacgacgagtcgtaCGACATTTATATATTATACGCATGCACGGTCTGCTCAAACACCACGATTTCACCCTGTTATCACTGGAACATAGAGAACACAACTCTACCATATCAACTGTCTTCTGTGACACCCTCGACTATGTATACTGTCAAAATTAGTGCTTCTGTTttgaacagaagaaaaaagctaACGTCGAATTTTAGTACTCCTGTGCAACGAAAAG CTCATTCGAACGTTTGTGAATGCaacaaagacgaaagagagtgcgatttttcgtttgtttacgacgagaaagaatgTTCAGGTTGGTCAAACGTTTCTTTCAACACGTCTTGGTGCTCGACAAAACCTGATGCAATCCAGACGACGCTAGAGTGGTCATCTAGCATTTGTCCTG ccGCTTCATCCTTATTTAATCACATTTGTCCTCCGCCTTCTGCAAATTTTACAACGAATTCTTCACCATCAGTAATATCACCGAGTTCATCGCCAATACGTCCGTCTGCCGCtgtcaattcgacgacag AAACCACTTCTTCGTTTGGACTACCCGACGCTTATCTTGTTGGAACGGGAATAGGATGCTTTTTGGTTGTGATAGGCGttggttttttcttctattggaagaaaaaaagagcacCAGCAGCGTCATCTAATAGAAATG AAGTTCAAATGACGGCTACCGTCTCTTCTCCTTTAGGCGAAAACAACATACTCCTTACTAGAAATGACTATTATTCTTTGCAGCCGCCTTTGTCACGTCCACCGCTTCCACCGCCGAATGAAACAGTCTACTCTGAAATTGATTGCATCGAGAAGAGAGACGATGCACCGTTTGATGCAGTCAATCTAGGAAGTGAACAGTTTGCAAAATCCTTAAACGTATATATGAGCCGTGTTGGAGTTAACACGGCAGATGTCAAGAACGACAGAATCGACTACGAAGATCCTATTCCGGACGACGAGACTGAAATGGGCTTCACTGCG GCTTCCATTTCAGTCTTTTGGGAGCCGGCTAAAACGGAAGAGACATTACGCAACCAGCTCGCTGAAGCAAAGGTTCGTTTGCTGAAAAGGTTCGATATTCAACTAGAAGTGGTTTTGGGTTCCTG TCAATTTGGAACGGTCGAGAAGGGAATTTGGACCAAG GACCAGGAATCAAGCATTGTTGTGGCGGTGAAAACATTGAAGTCGGATACGGGAGAGAACAGGGTAAAGTTTTTTCGCGAAGCTGCAATTAGGAGCCAGTTTGAACACAATAACGTCATCAAAATGTACGGAGTCGTGCTGAGTGAAAATCCG ATAATGATTTTGGAAATGTTGCCAAAAGGAGATCTGACACAATTCTTGTTAACTACGAG ATATGAGAAAGCTGCGCTCAAATCTAACTTGGCCGCTTGCTTTTTGGAGATGTCTCGTGGCATTGCAGCTGGAATGACCTATTTGGCAGGATTATCATTTATTCACAGA GACTTGGCGGCCAGAAACGTTTTATTGGACCAAAATCTTGTCTGCAAg ATTGCTGATTTCGGATTGGCAAGAGATTTTGATGAAGAGGACTGCTACATGGGGCGAATCTGCATTAGGTGGACAGCTCCCGAA GTTCTGAAATTTTTCACATACTCGTTGGCTAGCGACGTGTGGAGTTACGGAGTTGTTTTATATGAAATCTGGTCGGTTGGTGAACAACCCTACGACTGCTTATCAAACAAAATGGTCGTTGAAAATTTGGAAATGGGCTATCGACTTCCTCCACCTCCTGGCTGTCCTTACGCTATTTATAAACTGATGATTGAGTGCTG gcaTCCTGATGATCACAAGCGGCCTTCGTTTAGTGCCGTATCCACTTGTCTGTCTGAGCCGGATGATGCGTTGCTGATCAATGAGGAGACCTCGGAGCCTATATCAGGAAAAATAGGCGATTGTGTGGAAGAGTCGTGCCAAACGGCTTACTTGGACCTTCAGTCTGTCTACAAATCTCAGTAG